In Kwoniella bestiolae CBS 10118 chromosome 3, complete sequence, the genomic stretch CGAAAAGATATGAGCTATCGAATCCATAAGGTGAAGTGATTatgccagctcaccttgagatTGGTAAAAGGTGTATATATGACCTATAAACTGTTTATCAGCTTACGGTCCATCCTTCAGGAACGATTAAGCTCACAGTAATATTATCTTTTTTGTTCCCTGAACGGATTGTCAGCTGCGTTCCATGGTAGAGGATGCTACAGCTCACCCTCTATACTATTCGCCTTAACCAGCTGAGCCAGATCCATCACCAGAGCAGGCGGGAGtttatcccattctccaTGCGACTGCTCGGCCATCTGGCGAAGATACACATGCGCAGATGAGAGCTTACTGCATTACTCATGTCAGCTGCGCACCTTTTAGAGACGCGAACAGAGGAACTCACTCGACATGGAACCATATATCCGTTGGTAGGCCGTATTTTAGTAATTCCTCATCTACatgaacatcatcagcttagAGGAAAGATGGGAGAGACGAGGGGTGACGGACGGACTTTCGACTTTATCTCTTCCCCTGTATGATAGTGTTGCGATCAGCTGGATGCTCAATCTCGGGCTCGACAGCTGAGACTTACATATAGATCGTAGCCGGTGGACTGACAGCTGTTTATCATTGTCAGCGTGATTCTCCGTCGAAAGATATGGGTGTTATTGAGCTGGACTTACCTTTCgatgtgaagaagatgacCATTTTTCGTGGATTACCTGATTGTCTATCCGTGGATGATGGTATTGATACCAATCGTCAGGTGATATTGTCGTGTTCTATCTATTTCTCTTGGTTTATCGTTGtctgcatgcatgcatgcatgcagaGTGGAAATGTTGAAACAGATGCAATGTTTCAAGTGAACATCCTCCACCGACTCTCTGGTTGCTGCTATTTCAAGTTAATCCCGTAAGTATCGGCGAGTGTGGCACTTGAGCACATGGATGCCCCGCGTTTTTGATTTCTTCGGTTCTAGCTTAGCTTTGAACAACGAGGCTTCACGTCCATGTTGATGGTATTCCTTCATTCCTTCTGGCATCAACCGGTGAGAACAGCTCAGACACTCTTGATTCCAAGGCAAGATCTCGAAGCGAGACCATCCACTATCATGTCCTCGGTAAGCTCTATACGCTGCGACTTTTAGTCGAATTTAGCTGACTTTCATGTCATTTTTGATTCGCACTTGTAGATCGACGAGTTCGCCATACCCAATACGATCCTTCGTCATTTCGACCTATCGTCTACACCATGGAACGACCTTACTTCGCCGTCTATTGAAAAGCGAAGGAAGGAGTTACCGGAGGCGAAGCTGTTCTTTGATAGGCTATTGGAACtggttggattggatggtaCGTATTGCTTTCCTTAATTTGCATTCCGACTTCATCGCACCTTGGCTCATCCGTTCTGCTTTGTGTAGGTGCATCGCTGTACCCTCCCAATACACCCGCAGCCATACGTAGATTATTacattccatccattccctcGAGTTGGACAGACTGAAGAAGGATTGTTTCTACTATTATCTCCTGAAGGATTACGATTCCTCCTCTGCTATCCAGCTACAAGCTCAGCCATCTATGGAAATCGACGAAGAGAACGAAGGTGGTTCAAGTATTAATGGTAAACTACCCAATGTACATGGTGTACCTAGCAAGGCTCAAAGTTTCGCTAAGAAACGATGTATGCCTTTGACCTGGATTAGGTTTATGGATGGTTATTGGGCTTTGGACCATGGTTTATATGATGTAAGCATTGCTTATCTTCCCCCTTCATATGTCGGGTACCATCCACTGACATATCTTGTTAGACCACCGTATCATCACTATCTGACCCATCAATAACCACCCTAAACTTTGTTCCCTCAATCCTACAAACGCTATACAAGAACGTCGCACCCTCCTCTCACGCCTTAGATCTCATTTACAACTTCCTCAACTCCACTCACCCAGAATTGGCAacaagggaagaagaagacataCGACTAATCTCCCTCGCCTCGGCTGGAAGCCTCTCTCAAGCATTTGCATTGATTAGATCCAACGAGAGCCcagaggaaaggagaagacaaAGAGAGTTAGTATGGTTATGGATCCTTGGTTCTTCTTCGGTAGGGAACAGACAGCAACAGCACATCCAGACAAAATCGCTGAAAGAATTATTACATATCCCCTTATCGCCCGAGGAGAACCAGCATCTCCTTGATTTCCTTATTCATCCTCCACGACGCAATATCCCAGCAGAGGGATTAAGCATGTTAcatgacttgatcacattGCGCTTGATCCACCAGGGTCAGTATGCCGAGTCGTTGATGTTGGATAAACAATTATCTGGAAGTGGCGAGAAGGAACGTCAGAGTCGTAGAGAGATGGTCAGGGAGTTCATATCGATCTTACCTAAAGCTCAGAGAGACGCTTTGTTGTTCGACATGGAATCCAACAGCGCTTCTCAGGTgaatggaaatgggaatggaaatgaaGCGAGCGAAGATATAGACATGTCCTCTTCATGGGTGAACGTCAACACCACTGCTCCTTCGAACGGTCCTTCATACGCTCAAATCGCCTCTGAACCACCtaccatccctcttccatcgGCTGttccccctcaacccaccccAGCTACTTCAGCATCAACTTCGACTTCCACACCGGCGCCTGTAGCTGCCCCCACGCCAATCAAGGCATCTACAACCCACACATCATTATTCACCGCCTCCCAAAATCCCTCTATCCCATCACCTCAGaaaccctcttcacccttcTCCGGTCCACCGCGATTCTCCAATTCGACTTCTGCTGGTCCATCCTCTGCCGCTGCAGGTCAGATACACTCACCCCGAAGAGTCTTATCTGGAAGTCCATTCAACTTACCTCCCAGCTCCAAACCTAAAGGTAGTCCAGCTACCACACCTAGATTACCCAAGACTATcatcaacgatgatgatgaggatgaggaggacggtTCGGTATTAGGGAGGAGGAGCACAGtcagagggaaggggaggggtAGCACAAGACTGGGTAGGGGCGCTTCGATGAGTGtcgaacctgaacctgaaccatcagcttcagctgAATTGGAGAATGTAGAGGAGAATCATCCTATTGAAACCATAAATGAagaaccttcttcctccacccagCCTCAGCATACCGAACCTCCCAAATCAATCAGACGATCTAGGAAAGTAGTATCAGGCAAAGAGAAAtcaagggaaggaagtatcACTCCACCCAGATCAAGGTCCAGACAACCTACTGAACCTATCACACCAGGACTCAACGGTATGCCAGGAGCATTCtctcaagatgatgagatgccccctccccctccgaAATTACCTGAGAGTGTTCAGCGAGGCGGTAGATCCCGTATTACAAGATCTGCCTCGCGAGCAATTCTGGACctggatgatggagaagaagaggacaaacattctcctcctcctactAAGAAACCTAAATCTACGAGAAAACCCAGAGCTAGTCTGGCACCTAGTGATATTTCCGAGGTGGGGAGTGTTACGCCCAGTGTGCGGAGGTCTACTAGGAGTAGAACCGGAATGTCGGTGGGGCCTTCGGAACAGGGGAGTCCGACGCCTAGTCTCGGTGGGAGGAGTAACGCGGGCACTGGAgatatgaggaggaacaCTAGAGCGGGGAGCGCGACGCCGAGAAAAAGTACGAGAAGTAAGAGGTAGTGTCGATAGAATCTTGGTAGATATGAGTGTAGTCGAGGTGAGATGTAGCGAAGTTGAAAGCTATGTCATTGTACCTGGTTTGGACACGGGGTGTCTCTTTATTGATGAGCATGGAGCATGGATGCTTTGATGAAATATGAGGCAGAAGTTGGATCTCTGAAGCAAGCAGTTGAGGTACGACGAATGACTTACACGGTAGTCACCGAGTATTCTGTATTCGCGTCGCTTCTAAGAAGAACGTCATAGCCTTTACCGAGAAAGTGTGTACTTGGTCAATCTATGAGGTTGATAAAGTATGTATTTTGCACAAATGAGAACATCATAGCGACTAGCGTAAAGCAATACCTTGCCAAGGACTATGGGTTTCTCTCGACAGATATAGTCATCATCCAAGATATATCCTGTTCCTCAGctctttgatcatctctctcAAAACTATATATCATTAATCCACTCAAGACAAAGCTATGATAATATCGATATAACCCCATCCAAAGCAAAGAAATGACATCGACCAAGCgcccctcctccccttctccaactccaatcgACCCACCAGCAGCACCACCAACCAAGAAACCCCGgtcctctccaccaccagcTTCGACCAAATCCATGTCGTTGCACTCATGGCTCCACCCCaccttcccacctccccttcaatcccactcaccccccctccattcctcctcgtcaacctTCCTATCATTCACActctcccacctccctccatcACATATCACGTCCCTCCCATCGCTCGAAAAAGAATGCCGCCGGATAGTCAGGGAGTTGAACGTCGTTGCGTTAGTTGGCGATTTGGTATCCAAGAATGACGAAGGGGCGTTtcaggatggggaggggagggtgcagggaagggggaaagagagggTTAGAGAGCCTGATCATCGGATGTGGGCGGTTAGGACATTGGcgttgagagaggggagggatgggacgggtggggagggggattaTCAGGTGGGTGtctatccccttctccatctttGCCTTGTTTCGAATACTGGGTGGGAAGGATTTGTTGCTCTACATTCTTCACCTCTTGTCTGATGTTCAACACCGCTCATAATCTTTTGACTCTTTTGGCTGTGCAATTATCGTAACTTAAGGAAGACAGCTAATTCTTTTATCCGATGGGATAGCTCCTCGAAGCTTCTTttgatgataatgagaaGTACGGCGGACAGACTATCCTGAAAGCTCTGAGGGAGAATAATGGGATTGACGTTCTGACTGTATGTTGtagatgggtgagtggtatgAGTTCATCATGCCTGCGTCACTGTGCAAATCCACAAGTGTATAAATGCATAGGgtgctgatcatcgttgTGCGTATGTAGTACGGCGGCGATATGATAGGAGTGAGTCTACCGCTCCCCCTCATGCGTGTAACTGATACTCATGTGATTCTGCACAACCTAGCCTATCCGATTCCAGCACATAACAACCACAGTACTCACATCCCTCAAATCGACCCTGAAACTCATGACACTCCGAGACCTACGTACGAGTCTGGGAACGCTCGACGAGGAAATCGCATCGCTCAGATCCGGTCTAGCGCCAAGTCAAGGGGAGCAAAATCCAGCTCAGAATGGTGATAGTGGGAAAGGCAAGTACGATGAGatagaggatgagaagaaatTGGAGAGGTTGGTTGTGGCTCGAGAAAGGACGAAGGAcgctttggagaagaagttgggtaAACCGACTTAGGGTGAACTTCTGGGTTGCACAAGACGGAGAGTGCACACATGTCTCGTCAATCGACCGCTTGATGAACTCATCGTTAGGTAGTCACATCGTCTTGCCTCCGAAGGCGATTGAGACATCATGGGCACGTCTCATGTCAGATACAACGAGATGGATCGCTCTGTCGATGTGGTGCGGGAGAGGCTACTAAGACTTAGCAATGTCTGATGGTGACGGGTAGACGTTGAGTGGAGAATCCATAAATGCATTATGCAAATGTTGTATTTTATACTTTCCATACCATGAGATCACACAGCCCGTCTTTCACCAGAATAAGCATGTGATCCTATCTTTCCTAACCCACTAAAATGCCCAAATGCctgtctcttcttcatgcGTTTACTCGTTAATCTTGGCGAGGATCTCGGCATCTTTGAAGAGGTGATATTCCTAAGTCAAACATATGAAGTATCAGCAGGACCCTAGCCTAAACAATAATAGTAAATATTTGAGTAGAGGGGGAATATTTCTTCTTAttcacttctccatctccgtAAAAATGATTCCTGGAGATTCCAAATACACCGCATTTCTTCTATCTTACTTGACCAGTCCAACATAAGCTAATAATGAatataactcacctcctctccgACCTTGATGGGACTTCCACCCCAACCAGGTAACAATACTCTATCACCGACCTTGACGCTAACTGGGCTCACAACTCCCTCCTTGTTTGGTGCACCTGGTCCGACGGCGATGACGGTAGCTTCGGGGAGAGGGGATTGGGTGgctgatgaggggaggaagagaccgGTGGCGGTTTTCTATGATTGTGGTAGTTGACACAAAGTCAGCAAGTCTATCGCTTTTGAATCTCCATCGTTGAGTATGTCTCGTTTGGTTTGGTACTTGATCATATGACGTGGGCACAGGTGAGAAGCGGTGCAATGATACTCACAGTCTCGGCTTTGAATCGCTGGACCAGCACTCGGtcgaggaggggttggagggatttgatggatttgaagGTGGTAGACTACAAAGCGGGAGTGTGTTAGCGAATCGCTTTCTGGAGGTGGCCACGGGCCAAAGGAGAGGGGATCAACGACATGGGGAGGCGTATACATAGGAAAGTCTCGCGCGCAGAGACGCTCACCATTTTGACAGGCTTAAGTAGCTAAGATGAACCAGATGAATTGTTATTGCACGAATGAAATTAGGGGAATCAACAAATATCCTTCGGTCATCCATTTCTGCGATCTGCAATCCCACAACCAAGATTTCTAGACATTTCCTTTGGTGTAAGACCAAGTCTCCCACGGTAGTATAATTCCGATTATTTCCATCAATCTGGCTTTTAACCGATCATTCTAGTAAACTAGTAACACTCATCCACCCATACGGGCGATTGCTGACTAGCCATTATTTTGATttttcaatctcatctccattTTACTTCGCTTCTTCTTTAGAAAAGGTTTCTTGCCACCCTACTTTACCCAAAACATCATCCACGATGAACGTCCTCCGATCCCGATCTGCTCTCCCCCGACCAGCCAGATTACTCCAATCTgctacctcctccatcaccaAGAGAGGCTACGCCTCCAAGGATGTCGTCTTCGGTAACGATGCTAGACAAGGGATGTTGAAGGGTGTTGATATCCTTGCTAAGGCTGTTAGCGCTACTCTTGGTCCCAAGGGTAGAACCGTCATCATTGGTGAGCTACCCTCATacctttctctctcatcagGGGTAGGACCAGCTGACAGTGGTTATATGGATTTATAGGCCAATCTTTCGGTGGACCTAAAATCACCAAGGATGGTGTGTCCGTAGCTAAGGCTATCACTCTCAAAGACCCAGTGGAGAACCTTGGAGCTCGGTAAGCTGGACATCCTTCTCCGATTCATTCCTTAGCTAACTTCTGGTATAGTCTCGTACAGGATGTTGCCTCCAAGACCAACGACACTGCTGGTGACGGTACCACCACCGCTACTGTCCTCGCCCGAGCTATCTACTCTGAAGGTGTGAAGAATGTCGCTGCCGGATGCAACCCTATGGATCTTAGACGAGGTGCTCAAAAGGCTGTTGACAAGGTTCTCGAAGTCCTTGAGACCAACAAGAGAGTCATCACCACTAGCGAGGAGATTGCCCAAGTGAGTAAAACTGTCGATTTCATGCCGCAGTAttgatatcatcctccttttAGGTCGCTACCATCTCAGCCAACGGTGACACCCACGTCGGAGCCATCATCGCCCAAGCTATGGAGAAAGTAGGCAAAGAAGGTGTCATCACCGTCAAGGAGGGACGAAcgatcgaagatgagattgagatcACCGAGGGTATGAGATTCGACCGAGGATTCCTCTCACCATACCTCATCACCGATGCCAAGAACCAGAAAGTCGAACTTGAGAAACCCTTCGTCCTCCTTTccgagaagaagatctcaGCTCTCCAAGATATCTTGCCATCTTTGGAAATCGCCGCTCAAACCAGACGACCATTATTGATCATCgctgaggatgttgatggagaagctTTGGCAGCTATCATCTTGAACAAGCTTAGAGGTCAACTCCAAGTCGCCGCTGTAAAGGCACCAGGTTTCGGTGACAACAGGAAATCCATCTTGGGTGATATTGCCATCCTGACTGGCGGTACCGTCTTCACCGATGAGCTGGACGTCAAGTTAGATAAAGCTACTCCCGATCTTTTCGGTTCAACCGGTTCAGTCACCATCACCAAGGAGGATACTATCATCTTGAACGGTGAAGGTGATAAAGCCAACATTCAAGCTCGATGTGAGCAGATTAGAGGTGTCATCAACGATGCTACTACCAGCGACTACGACAGAACCAAACTCCAAGAACGATTGGCCAAGTTGGGTGGCGGTGTTGCCGTCATCAAGGTTGGTGGTTCGTCTGAAGTTGAGGtcggagagaagaaggatcgatATGATGATGCTCTGAACGCTACTCGAGCGGCTGTGGAGGAAGGTATCGTACCAGGTGGAGGTACCGCTCTTTTGGTAAGTccactctctcttctttcgcaCCTCAGTGTCTAAAAGGACTGAGCTGATAAGGTATGTTCATGGCCACAGAAAGCATCCATCCAACTTGAGAACCTCAACGTAGACAACTTCGACCAAAAGCTCGGTGTCTCAATGATCCGACAAGCGATCCGACGACCCGTCCGAACGATCGTCGAAAACGCCGGCGAAGAAGGTTCAGTAGTAGTTGGTAAACTCTTATCTGAGGAATTCTCATCGCAAGACAAATTCAACTGGGGATACGATGCCGCCACCTCCCAGTACAGAGATATGATCTCTGCTGGtatccttgatcctctcaAGGTGGTCAGGACAGCTTTGGTCGATGCCTCCGGTGTGGCCAGTTTGTTGACTACTTCTGAGGCTTGTGTGGTTGATGCGGAGGAGAAGAACCCTCCTCCTggtatgggaatgggaggtaTGCCAGGCATGGGGGGAATGGGTGGAATGATGTAAAGTGATTCTCGTTACG encodes the following:
- a CDS encoding heat shock protein 60 → MNVLRSRSALPRPARLLQSATSSITKRGYASKDVVFGNDARQGMLKGVDILAKAVSATLGPKGRTVIIGQSFGGPKITKDGVSVAKAITLKDPVENLGARLVQDVASKTNDTAGDGTTTATVLARAIYSEGVKNVAAGCNPMDLRRGAQKAVDKVLEVLETNKRVITTSEEIAQVATISANGDTHVGAIIAQAMEKVGKEGVITVKEGRTIEDEIEITEGMRFDRGFLSPYLITDAKNQKVELEKPFVLLSEKKISALQDILPSLEIAAQTRRPLLIIAEDVDGEALAAIILNKLRGQLQVAAVKAPGFGDNRKSILGDIAILTGGTVFTDELDVKLDKATPDLFGSTGSVTITKEDTIILNGEGDKANIQARCEQIRGVINDATTSDYDRTKLQERLAKLGGGVAVIKVGGSSEVEVGEKKDRYDDALNATRAAVEEGIVPGGGTALLKASIQLENLNVDNFDQKLGVSMIRQAIRRPVRTIVENAGEEGSVVVGKLLSEEFSSQDKFNWGYDAATSQYRDMISAGILDPLKVVRTALVDASGVASLLTTSEACVVDAEEKNPPPGMGMGGMPGMGGMGGMM